The genomic segment taggtaaattattggaaggagtactaagagataggatctacaaatatttagatagacagggacttattagggagaatcaacacggctttgtgtgtgataggtcatgtttaacaaatctattagagtttttcgaggaggttaccaggaaagcggatgaagggaaggcagtggatgttttctacatggacttcagtaaggcctttgacaaggtcccgcatgggaggttagttaggaagattcagtcactaggcatacatggtgaggtagtaaattggattagacattggctcaatgggagaaaccagagagtggtagtggaggactgcttctctgaatggaggcctgtgactagtggtgtgccacagggatcagtgctgggtccattgttatttgtcatctatatcaatgagctggatgataatgtggtaaattagatcagcaaaattgctgatgatacgaagattggaggagaagtggacagtgaggaaagttttcaaagcttgcaaagggatttggaccagctggaaaaatgggctgaaaaatggcagatggagtttaatacagacaagtgtgaagtattgcactttgtagggaaaaaccaaggtagaacatataaggtaaatggtagggcattgaggagtgcagtaaaacagagggatctgggaatacagatacaaatttACCTAAAAGTGGCaccacaggtaggtagggtagtcaagagagcttttggtacattggcctttataagtcaaagtattgagtatgagttgaaatgttatgctgaggttgtataaggcattggtgaggtcgaatttggagtattgtgtgcagttttggccactgaattacaggaaggatattaataaggttgaaagagtgcagagaaggtttacaaggatgttgccaggacttgagaaactgagttatagagaaagattgaacacaTTATGACTTTATTTCccggagtatagaagaatgagaggagatttttaCAGAGGTGAAAAAATTATGATGAGtatggatagagtgaatgcaagcagtctttttccactgaggttaggggagaaaaaaaacatggATTAAGGGAGAAGGgggtaaagtttaaagggaacattacggggggggcttcttcacacagagagtggtgggagtgtggaatgagctgccagatgaagtggtaaatgcgggctcacttttaacatttaagaaaaacttgacaggtacatggatgagaggcgtatggagggatatgggccaggtgtaggtcagtgggactaggcagaaaaatggtttggcacagccaagaagggccaaagggcctgtttctgtgctgtaatgttctatggttctatgcttGCAGGATAAagactctcagggttgtatgtggtgataataatactctgataataaattttactttgaacttttgaattgtAATGTGTTACGTAACGTTATTATCAGTGATTGTGTGGGGTCAACTCTGATGAAAAAATCCCTACAGTTAAGTAATGTCTAGCTGAAGGGAAACATCATTAACCAATTCAAGCTCCCTTTTCATTTTATTGAGATCAAGAGAGTAGGCAGATTTTCAtagacacacagaatgctggtggaacgcagcaggccaggcagcatctatagggagaagcactgtcgacgtttcgggctgagacccttcgtcaggactaactgaaaggaaagatagtaagagatttgaaagtaggaggggcaggggaaaatgtgaaatgataggagcagagggggtgtggtgaagctgagagctggaaaggtgattggcaaaagggatacagagctggagaagggaaaggatcatgggacgggaggtctagggagaaagaaagagagaggagcaccagagggagatggagaacaggcagagtgatgggcagaaaaagagaaaaaaaaaggagggggaaaaataaatatatcagggatggggtaagaaggggaggaggggcatgaacggaagttagagaagtcaatgttcatgccatcaggttggaggctacccagccggtatataaggtgttgttcctccaacctgagtgtggcttcatcttgacagtagaggaggccatggatagacacatcagaatgggaatgggacgtggaattaaaatgtgtggcatactgggagatcctgctttccttGGCGGACAAAGTGTACATGTTCCAGCTGATTTCTCTGGTGCCATCTCTGAcctcatccctgatatatttagttttttctcccctcctttttttctctctttctgcccatcactctgcttgttctccatctccctctggtgctcccttccctcttttttttcttccgaggcctcccatcccatgatcctttcccttctccagctctgtattactttcgccaatcacctttctggctctcagcttcaccccaccccctccggtcttctcctatcatttcgcatttccccctccccccactactttcaaatctcttagtatctttcctttcagttagtcctgacaaagggtctcggcccgaaacgtcgacagcgcttctccctatagatgctgcctggcctgctgcgttccaccagcattttgtgtgtgttgcttgaatttccagcatctgcagatttcctcgtgttagattTTCATAGATAGAGCTTTGTTGTTCCATCTGGAATTTTAACGTAACCATTTACTTTCTGACAGCAAAGTGCTTTTTTTTGGGATGTTTTATATTGCAAAGAGTGGCTGCAATGTAATATAAAAGGACTTTGGGATTAGATAGATGCTGAAAACCTGCTGTCAGAGCTCAGCAGGTTGAGAAgtgtcagtgggggggggggaggggggaaaaacaAGACTTAGGTAGGAACACcgtctcatattccgtctgggtaacttccaacctaatagattgaacatggatttctccaacttctggtacttccttctccttcccccttctctcttttttccattcccattctggatgccctcttacttcttctcttctcctcacctgcccgttGACTCCATCTGGTTccacttctccttccctttcttttttTATCGTCTGTCCTCTCTTGTATTAtttcccctcttcccccctctccccatcttcttattcaggattccacccctttcctttccagtcttgtgaaatattgactgcttattcctctccatagatgctgtccgacctgctgagttcttccagcatgtttTGCGTGTCCTCAAGTTTTCCAGTAcctgtagaatttcttgtgtttatgcatGGTGGTTGTTTCCTTTCCTGTATTTCCAGATTTTATTTAGTAACTTGCATTTAAATTCTCCAGTTGCACTTGATGGATTTTGAACTACTTTTCTCAGTTGCTCACCATAAGACACAAAGATGGCAAAATCTCATGGtgcagatagtcagaggctttctcccagggctgaactggctaacacgagtgggcacagttttaatgtgcttggaagcaggtacaagggagatgtcagaggtaagtttttcacacagagagtggtgggtgtgtggaatgcatttccagtgacagtggtagaggcaaatacaatagaatcttttaagagactctttagacaggtacatggagcttagaaaaagagggctatgcggtagggaaattctaggcagtctctagagtaggttacatggtcagcacaacattgtgggccgaagggcctgtaacgtgctgtactattctatgttccatgaGGAATGGAAGccaaaagatgaaataaacaaaaaaaaagagaagttaATGTGCAGGATAGTAACTGATAAATACAGTGGGAATCAAAAGAAGCATTTTGGTTAAAATGTGATaagtacacacacacgcacaccaacATGATTTAATAGTGATGATTTTGCACTCCGGTGTTGTAGTAGGGAGTGGTGTCTTTAGAGGTGACACTAGAATCTAAACAACAAAGTGTAGCGCTATTGTTCTGTCGCATGCTTGTTGTGAATGTAATTCCCTTTTACAGCTCAGGAGGTTTGATTGTAATTCAGCCTAGGATTTATGAACCAAAAGTACCCGGTATATATTTTTAGTTACTCCTTCTAGGACTTGTTCATAAAGGACAGAAATgagttattcatttccataggtacaTAGCTGTACTTCAGGTTTTGCAGaacctcccacacacccagccCTAAAATTTTCGACATATTTCTATTTCTTGCTCACTCATCTGACTTTCCCCCCAAGCACATTCATACTGTCTGCTTCAACTACCAGACTCTGCGCTATAACCACAGTCTGGCGACTAAGTTTCTTTCAAGTATTCAGTTGTTACTGTCCTTGTTTTATGGCCTGTGATCTGGTGGAAATGTGTAAACACTTTCATAGAAATTTAACTCTGTCACTGGTACCCAGAGCAAAGGAGGGCTGTTGCAGCACCTAATGTATTCCAGTGGGGACAGCAGACGGAGAACTGATTTGATTTTACTAGAGAAATTGCAATGACAAAAGGACACTAACCTCAGAGTTAGATATGCATATGGCTTTATATTTAGGCATAGTTTACAAATGTCTTACACTTTGCACGTGTTAAAGAACAGCATACAGTATATAAATTGACTGTAAAATAACTTGAGAAAGTTGATAAAGCGTATTGACCAGAAATGTTGATAGTTCATTTCCCTcttcagatgttgcctggcccacTCCAGTAGTCAGTTctatttttgctccagattccagttcctgcagtctctcatgcctctatatgAATGCTGAATTACATTAATCTGGAAAAATAATTGTCACTGCTGGATTGTGTtcgtactgaaatattaaattcacGAGAAGTGAACTGATCTTGCCAATGTGCCttatacctgcatattgaaggcAAACGAAAGAATCTGCGAAGATCTGATTTGAACTTTTGACCCAAAAATGCATAGATAATTGGGTTTAAACAGCAGTGTACATATGTGATGGATTCAGTTATCTGCTGTGCAGTAGTGAGCTTGATATGTGTATCACAGCCAGATAAAATTTGCAGATGTTTCAAGGACATCAGGAACAAAACTATATTATGTGgtgtccagaatattaaaaaTGTAATTACCACGACAAATATAACTTTTATAGCCTTGTGCTTATTACTTTTGTTCTTAATCAGGCATATAACTATATTTATATAGCAGAAAAGCATTATAGCTAATGGAATCAAAAAACCCAATACATTGTTTTTGAAAATCATACCAATTGCCCACTTTGTTGTGATTCCATCTGAAAtaaaggaatggcaaatggttcTTCCTTCCAATACGTCTGTTTTTGTATGTAACAAATTGGGAAGTGAAGCTAGAAGAGCTATAATCCACATGGCTATGCTTGAAATAAGACCATGTAAAGTAGTTCTCCTCACGAAAGGAGACACAGCATGAACAATCGCAAAGTAACGGTCTATACTTATCAGGCTTATGAACATAATACCACCATAATAACCAAGCATGTACAAGGCATCAATGATTTTACATAAGGCATCTCCAAAAATCCATTGATTGGCAGTAAAATATGCCCAGAAAGGAAGCGATACTACGAAAATCAAGTCAGATACTGCCAAATTGAGAAGGCAGATATCTGTCATGTTCCTCAGCCGTCTGTATTTTAGGAGAACCCATAACACTAGCACATTTCCTGGGAGTCCAAACAAGATCACAAGTAAGTAAAGCACTGGCAAGAAGCGTTCACTGGAATGCCTTACAGATTCCATGCTACATGGAGAATATGTTTCATAGTCGTAATAATATTCAGTGCTGTAGCTCAATGGCGCTTCGGTTGTGTTCATTGTGCCACACAGTTTTCAGTGAACTGGAAAGAAGTAGACACCCGTCAGTAGTTGTTATTTCATTACAGTGAGTTGTTGTCAGTAGGCTCAATATTAATTTACTGGAGTCATTGAAACCATTAAATATAAGTGATTCGCACAATGCTCTCCAGTCATTGGAACCAATGCACAGAAACAAGAATTATTTCTCTTAGACTCATTTgaataatatttattatttaattaaataaaaatttaaTACTGGTAATTTGTACTTACCTTTGCTGCACACAAGGAAATTGCTGTTCGTTTGGTGTCCAGCTAAATCGTTGACCTACATTCACAAAATTGTTCGTTAGAAGGAATGATAGACCTTCAAGTATGAAGGAAATACAGCGTTTCCTGTCAGCTGGCTCTGACTCAGAACTACAATTTAAACGATCCTTTTAGTAACGCTAACCTGCTAAACAAAACTGCAAGTTAGAAGAGGGTGCTGCTTTATTTCTATGGAATAAGGAAGGTGTTATAATAATCTGCCAGCCACATCTTGAACCTAAAGCTCTTACTTAATTTGGCTGGGTGACAATTGAAAATATTTACTACTTGGACAAATAGCATTCTAGTATGGACCTCTGCCCTTCCCTAATCAGTGGTTTAAGTTATGAATTTTACATTAAACCTATCAACGTGGCTACAACACACACCTGGATATTTCTTAGCGATTTAATGGAAGCCCTGGAAAAAACAACACAAGAGGATATTTTTCCCTTACATCAGATTAGCACTGCCACAGATATACGTATTTTATATGTTGGTTTGAGCACTGTAACCAAAATTCCCTCATCAAACAGCATGGTGAATTATTTCCACACACGCCCAAACATACACTCCACCTGATTCTGTTGATGTGGTAGAGTTTAGTAATCTCCCCTCTTCCAAATGTGTGCCAGGGATACATGACTAAAAACTTTTGATCCCTGGTGTACAACTCTATGATTTACCTTTTAAAAACAGGCATCCTGCATGGTTATGAACAAGTAATGATCATGGGTCTTAATGTCTTCTGTGTTGTTCAGCACCTCTTCCTTTCATTTCCTCCATTCAACCCCACAGCTGACTCTATCTTCCACTATCTGCCTTGTGCACTGCACACTTTCAGAAGCTCATGTCACAAAATCTCATGATCTCCCTCTCCACTTAATTAACCCTGATTCCACCATTTCATGTCTCATCTTCACACCAGTTAGAAACGCTATCCACATTTACCTTGCTTACCCTCATCTTCTGAGAGTTCCCATCTtggttttgtgtttgcacagtttgtcttttgttcattggttgtttgtcagtctttcaaTGTAgttttgattctattatatttctttgttctactataaatgctgcaagaaaatgaaccccaGGGTactatcaaaggttcaaaggtccgttttattgtcaaagtatgcatgatCATTATAACTCCAatattcttcttctccaggtagTCATGAAATATGGGAATAAGCACGGGATTCGTTGAAAGCAACCCCCTGCCACTTCCCGcacaaaaaggaaaaagaaacaaaactcacaaactCAAACCCCCAGcctctccctcgcacaaaaacacAGCGACAGCACCACCAACACCCCCAACCCTCACTCCGACACAGAACAATCGacaagaacatcagaccccaaactcccagcctctccctcgcacaaaaacacAGCGACAGCACCACCAACACCCCCAACCCTCACTCTGACACAGAACAATCAACAAGAACGTCAGACCCCAAACCCCCAGCCTCTCCCTTGCACAAAAACACAGCGACAGCACCACCAACACCCCCAACCCTCACTCCGACACAGAACAATCAACAAGAACGTCAGACCCCAATTCCCCAGCCTCTCCCTTGCACAAAAACACGGCGACAACACCACCAACACCCCCAACCCTCACTCCGACACAGAACTATCACCAAGAACGTCAGACCCCAattccccaaccccttcctcgcACAAAAACCAACACATCGCCCACCTGGAACCCAGCGATCGACAAACGtgaaaacacagaaaactgaaggagagTAACGTAAACTACAGTCCAACAATCACGTAAATCTTAGAATTTCAGAAACATCCTCCGGCCAAAACCAAGGAGAGTGGCTGCTCAAACTTAGTCCCTCTTCTCTGCCGACCTGCGGCCTCCAAAACGCCGCCAACCTGGCTACCAACTGCCATTGCCTCCATGGAGAGACACGGCTGATCTCTCCTCATTTGCTttgatgcttcaatcttcctcgacactTCTAAATGGAGTCGAACATACCCCACGCTCTGTCTCTGGTCTTCTGCATGAGGCAGCCCATGCTTGCAGTCCTCTCtggggacagcagagcagcagatcACTCAATCAAACTCCAAACTGTACATCACAGGCTCCTATAGTCCTCAAAACACAATCAAGGCAAAAAGAACAAGTAGAAGgcatagaaaaagtgaaataattgaagagATTGGCTATCTGAAAGGTGTCGCCCTAGGAATCGATATTCtttgacaccatcttgaccaaacATTTACTGCACTATAAGGTGACAGaacgtacttcaataataaatttattttgaacttggaCTTTGAACGATAGAATGATGTGCCAGTGGAAAGTGGTCATGGttcatgctcttgatattctTGACCTTGTTTGGAAGAGAAGTCATGGATTTATAAAATATTGTTGGAGAGACAGCATATAATCTTCATGTTTTCCCTCACTTATATTGCTTTGAGTACATTCAGCGAGTTAAGATTGTCATTGTTTCGAGTGGCTTGCAGCATTTAAACTATTCTGAAATACTAAAAACCTGTATGCATCTCTTAAAGTGAGGGTGCTGAAGAAAAATAGATATAGAAATTATTCTTAGTCAGTAAGAGAGTGACAGAACATTGAGGAGACCAGGCTCTAAGATTTCCCAGTGATGAAATGGAGGTCTTTGTACAGGAGATCGAGAAGCGGAGAAATGTGTGGTATCCACAGAGGGCTAATATAATCTCTCAAAGGAAAATGGAATGAGTTATCCATTGTGGTAAATTCCAGGGCACAATCCTAGGACCTAGAGGTGATGGTGCAAAAAATTCAGTGATTGCACAGTATGGTCAAGGTATAATGATTCCACCAAAGTTACCATTACCTTTATCTGTGACATT from the Hemitrygon akajei chromosome 20, sHemAka1.3, whole genome shotgun sequence genome contains:
- the LOC140713973 gene encoding C-C chemokine receptor type 4-like, which gives rise to MNTTEAPLSYSTEYYYDYETYSPCSMESVRHSSERFLPVLYLLVILFGLPGNVLVLWVLLKYRRLRNMTDICLLNLAVSDLIFVVSLPFWAYFTANQWIFGDALCKIIDALYMLGYYGGIMFISLISIDRYFAIVHAVSPFVRRTTLHGLISSIAMWIIALLASLPNLLHTKTDVLEGRTICHSFISDGITTKWAIGMIFKNNVLGFLIPLAIMLFCYINIVICLIKNKSNKHKAIKVIFVVVITFLIFWTPHNIVLFLMSLKHLQILSGCDTHIKLTTAQQITESITYVHCCLNPIIYAFLGQKFKSDLRRFFRLPSICRYKAHWQDQFTSREFNISVRTQSSSDNYFSRLM